A window of Komagataeibacter medellinensis NBRC 3288 contains these coding sequences:
- a CDS encoding hydroxyethylthiazole kinase, which translates to MPAHPVFMDYDTPACQAVGQRIRAGAPFVYGLTNYVAAPLSANVLLAVGAAPAIGAAPGWPDGFGARAGAMWVNAAGLINGSVEDMRTAIAAANTAGVPWVLDPVAMGAGVAGYDALIRTLAAGGPAVIRGNASEIMALAGGVGTARGVETTATIAQAVPSGLMLAHRQKAIVAISGPEDHILTPDGQQVVIPGGHRLLATVTGAGCALGGVIAAALAVTPVGPERLMAVATAHALYARAAEMAARNAQGTASFATGFVDALSQLQQVA; encoded by the coding sequence ATGCCTGCCCACCCTGTTTTCATGGATTACGATACCCCGGCCTGCCAGGCTGTGGGGCAAAGAATTCGGGCAGGTGCGCCCTTTGTCTATGGACTGACCAATTATGTCGCAGCCCCCTTGAGTGCAAACGTGCTGCTGGCCGTGGGTGCTGCACCTGCCATAGGCGCAGCACCGGGCTGGCCGGATGGTTTTGGCGCGCGGGCCGGTGCGATGTGGGTCAATGCGGCGGGGCTGATCAACGGTAGTGTGGAGGATATGCGCACGGCTATTGCAGCAGCCAATACGGCGGGCGTACCATGGGTTCTGGATCCCGTGGCCATGGGAGCAGGGGTAGCTGGGTATGATGCCCTGATCCGCACCCTTGCGGCAGGTGGGCCCGCTGTCATCCGCGGCAATGCCAGTGAGATCATGGCGCTGGCCGGCGGGGTGGGGACGGCGCGCGGGGTGGAAACGACCGCTACGATTGCGCAGGCCGTGCCGTCGGGGCTGATGCTGGCGCATAGGCAGAAAGCTATTGTTGCGATCAGCGGGCCTGAAGATCATATCCTTACTCCCGACGGACAGCAGGTGGTCATACCCGGCGGCCACCGTCTGCTTGCCACCGTAACCGGGGCGGGCTGCGCGTTGGGGGGCGTGATTGCCGCAGCTCTGGCTGTGACCCCGGTCGGGCCGGAACGCCTTATGGCCGTGGCGACCGCGCATGCGCTGTATGCCCGTGCGGCCGAGATGGCGGCACGCAATGCACAGGGCACGGCATCTTTTGCAACGGGTTTTGTCGATGCCCTGTCTCAGTTGCAACAGGTGGCCTGA
- a CDS encoding SDR family NAD(P)-dependent oxidoreductase, whose protein sequence is MDEGRYVLITGASSGIGAELAWLYAARGRPLVLWGRNAERLENVAARARSHGVDVYTRVLDVADGQAAIAALRADDDSHPVGIAILAAGLGDMRRGNDVVERAEDVLRLGLVNYATPSAMAAAAAERMVARGRGHIVLIGSVAAFHALPFAAAYSGSKAGLKRFAEAQQMALAPLGVGVTLVSPGFVDTPMSRRVVGAKPFLQTAPMAARKIARAVDRDRPHLVFPFLFSVLRLVDTLVPWPLKRRILSAIRADQMD, encoded by the coding sequence ATGGATGAAGGTAGATATGTGCTGATTACGGGTGCATCCAGCGGGATCGGGGCGGAACTGGCGTGGCTGTACGCAGCCCGTGGGCGTCCCCTCGTGCTGTGGGGACGCAATGCCGAACGACTGGAAAACGTGGCGGCCCGCGCCCGTAGCCATGGTGTGGACGTGTATACGCGCGTGCTGGACGTGGCCGATGGTCAGGCTGCCATCGCAGCCCTGCGTGCAGATGATGACAGCCATCCCGTAGGCATTGCTATTCTTGCCGCGGGTCTTGGAGACATGCGGCGTGGGAACGACGTGGTGGAAAGGGCGGAGGACGTGCTCAGGCTGGGGCTGGTCAATTATGCCACGCCATCGGCCATGGCTGCGGCCGCAGCCGAGCGCATGGTCGCGCGCGGGCGGGGGCATATCGTGCTGATAGGCTCGGTTGCTGCCTTCCATGCCCTGCCGTTTGCTGCTGCCTATTCTGGATCCAAGGCGGGGCTGAAGCGTTTTGCCGAGGCGCAACAGATGGCGCTGGCCCCGCTTGGCGTGGGGGTTACGCTGGTCTCGCCGGGATTTGTGGATACCCCCATGAGCCGCCGCGTGGTGGGGGCGAAGCCGTTCCTGCAGACCGCTCCCATGGCCGCGCGCAAGATTGCCCGCGCAGTGGACCGTGACCGGCCTCATCTTGTTTTCCCGTTCCTGTTTTCCGTGCTGCGGCTGGTCGATACCCTGGTGCCGTGGCCACTCAAGCGGCGCATCCTGTCTGCCATCCGGGCGGACCAGATGGACTGA
- a CDS encoding thiamine pyrophosphate-binding protein, which yields MAITSLEVATQRAGGRRGADILLEILESEGVRYIFGNPGTTELPLIDALQRRPDLHYILALQEASVVAMADGYAQAAGRPGFLNLHTAGGLGHGMGNLLNASVSQTPLVVTAGQQDSRHTISDPLLFGDLVSIATPAVKWAQEVLHADQLPVLVRRAFNDSMAAPSGPVFLSLPMDVMEEASDIDSGFPSIINRDSIAGGLPELARALAAITPGRLAIIAGDEVHGANAAAQVAAVAEVLGAPVYGASWPSRIPFATSCPLWAGNMPTRATDIARRLSDYDAIFALGGKSLITILYSEGSPVPSGCAVYQVSADARDLGRTFQTPLSLVGNIRASLEVLLPLLEHETLPRKAAFTAARENVVAARATRRAQAQAQVAHHRGDPVIAPCVAAHEAVRAIGPNVAIVDEAIATSSYTRMFLDSDWAAQYSFLRGGALGWGMPAAVGASLGLGREPVVCLVGDGAALYSPQALWTAAHEQLPVTFVVMNNREYNVLKGFMRGQTHYVSAREDRFLAMDLRDPPIDYQAMALSYGLESRLVTRAGDIAPVIEAAMASGRPNLVEIVISTVA from the coding sequence ATGGCCATTACATCGCTTGAAGTCGCCACACAGCGGGCAGGGGGACGGCGGGGGGCCGATATTCTGCTCGAAATTCTGGAAAGTGAAGGGGTTCGCTACATTTTCGGCAATCCCGGCACCACGGAACTGCCGCTGATTGATGCCCTCCAGCGTCGGCCGGACCTGCATTATATCCTGGCCCTGCAGGAAGCGAGCGTGGTGGCCATGGCCGATGGTTATGCCCAGGCGGCTGGCCGGCCCGGTTTTCTGAACCTGCATACGGCAGGGGGACTGGGCCATGGCATGGGCAATCTGCTCAATGCCAGCGTTTCCCAGACCCCGCTGGTGGTTACGGCAGGCCAGCAGGATTCCCGGCACACGATTTCCGACCCGCTGCTGTTTGGCGATCTGGTTAGCATCGCAACGCCCGCAGTCAAATGGGCACAGGAAGTGCTGCATGCCGACCAGTTGCCGGTGCTGGTGCGCCGGGCCTTCAACGATTCGATGGCGGCCCCTTCCGGTCCTGTATTCCTCTCCCTGCCCATGGATGTGATGGAAGAGGCCAGTGATATCGACAGCGGCTTCCCGTCCATCATCAACCGGGACTCGATAGCTGGCGGCCTGCCGGAGTTGGCCCGGGCACTTGCCGCCATTACGCCGGGGCGGTTAGCCATCATTGCGGGTGATGAAGTGCATGGTGCCAATGCCGCGGCACAGGTCGCGGCGGTGGCCGAAGTGCTGGGTGCGCCGGTTTATGGCGCATCATGGCCATCACGCATACCGTTCGCTACGTCGTGCCCGCTATGGGCGGGCAACATGCCCACGCGTGCGACCGATATCGCCCGTCGTCTGTCGGATTATGATGCGATTTTCGCGCTGGGTGGCAAATCGCTGATTACCATTCTGTATTCTGAAGGCTCTCCCGTGCCATCGGGTTGTGCGGTCTATCAGGTCTCGGCCGATGCGCGTGATCTTGGCCGCACGTTCCAGACCCCACTTTCGCTTGTAGGCAATATCCGTGCCTCGCTTGAGGTCCTGCTGCCCCTGCTGGAACATGAAACCCTGCCCCGGAAGGCAGCATTCACGGCGGCGCGTGAAAATGTAGTGGCCGCCCGCGCAACCCGACGCGCGCAGGCACAGGCGCAGGTCGCCCATCATCGGGGGGACCCGGTCATCGCCCCTTGTGTTGCGGCCCATGAAGCCGTGCGCGCCATCGGCCCCAATGTTGCAATCGTGGATGAGGCGATCGCCACATCATCTTATACGCGCATGTTCCTCGATAGTGACTGGGCGGCGCAGTACTCCTTCCTGCGCGGGGGCGCGCTGGGCTGGGGCATGCCTGCCGCTGTCGGGGCATCTCTGGGGCTGGGGCGTGAGCCGGTGGTCTGTCTGGTCGGTGACGGGGCGGCCCTCTATTCCCCCCAGGCGTTATGGACAGCCGCGCACGAACAGTTGCCCGTGACCTTTGTGGTCATGAACAACCGTGAATACAATGTGCTCAAGGGCTTCATGCGCGGGCAGACACATTATGTTTCGGCGCGGGAAGATCGGTTCCTGGCCATGGACCTGCGCGACCCACCGATCGACTATCAGGCCATGGCGCTATCCTATGGCCTGGAGTCCCGGCTGGTGACGCGGGCGGGAGATATCGCACCCGTGATCGAGGCCGCCATGGCCTCGGGCCGACCCAACCTGGTCGAGATCGTGATCAGCACGGTTGCCTGA
- the glk gene encoding glucokinase, whose protein sequence is MKEIVAVDIGGTHARFAIAQVDQGRVVTLGEAVTLKCADHASLQLAWEAFARVIDRPLPKSAGIAVACPIKGDILKLTNNPWVIQPAWLPVKLGVDELILVNDFGAVAHAVAQVGEGSLQHICGPDVPLPEQGVITVVGPGTGLGSAYVVRRKNGYFVCETEGGHIDFSPLDQLEDRILTVLRRRYRRVSVERVVSGPGLLNLYEAIAEMGELSVKARDDKALWTMALEGSDPVAAAALERFCLSLGTVAGDLALAQGGSAVVIAGGLGLRLAKHLPSSGFAERFVAKGRFEGMMSEMPVKLITYPQPGLLGAAAAFAEAYR, encoded by the coding sequence ATGAAAGAGATCGTAGCAGTTGATATTGGCGGGACGCATGCCCGTTTCGCCATTGCCCAGGTAGACCAGGGTCGGGTTGTCACGCTGGGGGAAGCCGTGACCCTGAAATGCGCCGATCATGCCAGCCTGCAACTGGCATGGGAAGCCTTTGCCCGCGTAATCGACCGCCCGCTACCCAAGTCGGCTGGCATTGCTGTGGCGTGTCCCATCAAGGGTGATATCCTCAAGCTGACCAACAACCCGTGGGTGATCCAGCCCGCGTGGCTGCCGGTCAAGCTGGGGGTGGACGAACTGATCCTTGTCAATGATTTTGGGGCCGTGGCCCACGCAGTGGCGCAGGTAGGGGAAGGCAGCCTCCAGCATATCTGCGGGCCTGACGTACCCCTGCCCGAACAGGGCGTCATAACCGTGGTGGGACCGGGCACCGGACTGGGTTCAGCCTATGTCGTGCGCCGCAAGAACGGCTACTTCGTATGCGAGACCGAGGGCGGGCATATCGACTTCTCCCCGCTTGACCAGTTGGAAGACCGTATTCTGACTGTGCTGCGCCGCCGCTACCGCCGCGTATCGGTCGAGCGTGTGGTATCCGGGCCGGGCCTGCTGAACCTGTATGAGGCGATTGCCGAGATGGGTGAGCTTTCGGTCAAGGCGCGTGATGACAAGGCACTGTGGACCATGGCGCTGGAAGGCTCCGACCCTGTAGCTGCTGCCGCGCTGGAGCGTTTCTGCCTTAGCCTGGGCACGGTTGCGGGCGACCTGGCCCTGGCACAGGGGGGCAGCGCGGTGGTGATTGCTGGCGGGCTTGGCCTGCGTCTGGCCAAGCACCTGCCCAGTTCCGGTTTTGCCGAGCGTTTTGTAGCCAAGGGTCGCTTTGAAGGCATGATGTCGGAAATGCCGGTCAAGCTGATCACCTACCCGCAGCCCGGCCTGCTCGGTGCCGCCGCAGCCTTTGCAGAAGCCTACCGCTAA
- the hpxZ gene encoding oxalurate catabolism protein HpxZ: MSPELNRPEILAELAAMSDRYESALGNNDIPVLDALFYQGPETVRYGVGEMLYGFAEIAAFRRQRAGGSPPRDVLRRHITAIGTDAGTVDLEFRRHGGTRIGRQSQTWIRTLDGWKIIAAHVSLMADIS, encoded by the coding sequence ATGTCACCAGAACTCAATCGCCCGGAAATCCTGGCTGAACTTGCCGCCATGTCCGACCGTTATGAATCGGCACTGGGCAACAACGACATTCCCGTACTGGATGCCCTGTTTTACCAAGGGCCTGAAACCGTGCGGTATGGCGTAGGCGAAATGTTGTACGGCTTTGCGGAGATAGCCGCCTTCCGCCGCCAGCGTGCAGGCGGTTCGCCACCGCGCGACGTGCTACGCCGCCATATCACCGCTATCGGGACCGATGCAGGAACGGTCGATCTGGAGTTTCGCCGCCATGGCGGCACGCGCATTGGCCGGCAAAGCCAGACATGGATCCGCACACTGGATGGCTGGAAGATTATTGCCGCCCACGTCTCCCTCATGGCGGATATTTCCTGA